Proteins from a genomic interval of Flammeovirgaceae bacterium SG7u.111:
- a CDS encoding universal stress protein, protein MNTIKKILIPIDFNDSSKEAVKYGAAIAKASGASLYLLHAYSNMIESFVEADGSVNKQAFRNGLYTIKKEYNNMVEAIPELDEVTHHQLPIRGVSADVMITIIQEMKMDLLVMASRRFSGLQELMGTKRARTLLENTKVPLLLIPNGGKVKPVRKIAIAIDEETEVDKEVLEVLPKLAESFDAKLEIVNVHSYKGKPTKYIPAALSVEELLEDLQPDFFDYYHKSTEKGLTEYVKGNNVDIVTLFPRKKRSMIQKLFQESLTAEMVNKMEVPLLILR, encoded by the coding sequence ATGAATACGATAAAGAAGATATTAATCCCGATAGATTTTAATGACAGTTCAAAAGAAGCTGTAAAATACGGAGCAGCAATAGCCAAAGCCAGTGGCGCTTCCCTCTATCTTCTCCATGCTTATAGCAACATGATAGAATCTTTTGTAGAAGCAGATGGCTCAGTGAACAAACAGGCTTTCCGCAATGGGCTTTATACCATCAAAAAAGAATACAACAATATGGTAGAAGCTATTCCCGAGCTGGATGAAGTAACTCACCACCAGTTACCTATCCGAGGTGTCTCTGCCGATGTGATGATCACCATTATCCAAGAAATGAAGATGGACTTGCTCGTGATGGCTTCTAGGCGATTCAGCGGGCTTCAAGAACTGATGGGTACAAAACGAGCTCGCACCTTATTGGAAAATACCAAAGTTCCACTTTTGCTTATTCCTAATGGAGGGAAAGTAAAGCCAGTTCGTAAGATAGCAATTGCCATAGACGAAGAAACCGAGGTGGATAAAGAAGTACTTGAGGTATTGCCAAAACTTGCCGAAAGCTTCGATGCCAAGCTGGAAATAGTAAACGTTCACTCGTACAAGGGGAAACCTACAAAATACATCCCAGCTGCCCTATCAGTAGAAGAGCTTCTTGAAGACCTTCAGCCAGACTTCTTCGATTATTACCATAAAAGCACCGAAAAAGGGCTTACTGAGTACGTAAAAGGAAACAACGTTGATATTGTGACCCTTTTCCCCAGAAAGAAGCGGAGCATGATCCAGAAACTATTCCAAGAAAGCCTCACCGCTGAGATGGTGAACAAAATGGAAGTTCCTCTGCTAATATTGAGGTGA
- a CDS encoding TIR domain-containing protein, with product MPDISNRTFQAFISYSRINLPFAQRLHDRLTAYGNNIWFDQEDIPEAVDFEKEIEQGIAHSHNFIFIISPDSIKSEYCQKEIEYALKYNKRIVPILYQEPGNLIVEMDSTVRKINWIYGREEDDFENALSRVSSLLERNEFVESHTHLLLKALEWRKHHRSTEKLLIGDDRKNAEEWLKQKFSKGQAPCEPTDLHCEYITESEKNAFNLMTEVFISHSTENKALTDRLSKSLMRHSYTLWINRLSIQAGTEFKMEIEHGIEDADNFVFLISPSSLASEYCQFELAHALKLNKRIITLLVEETPNKDIPEVLRGIQYIDCRSEIAADEDGYQDAIDKLIYRLDEDYFYYQQHKIFLSQALKWERHGKSMSLLLHGHNLDLAKSWLSEGGNRTKDKPTELHRRFITESQNMSGKLNIDVFISYSRSDSDFSRKINRGLQYNGKTTWFDQENIASGVDFEDEIQKGIEASDNFLFIISPQSITSPYCAGEVEHAVKHNKRIITIKHKEVDTSEMHPDLARLNWIDFEVTQAEYSERFSELMRTLDTDRDYLRQHTRISRKALDWELKDHDEALLLRGSEFILADSWMKEATDSKKEPQPTELMISFIEECKEHLDDIQKRGKRRLAFLRTIVILMSVFLLASVALTFYLVKLNKKSESLKIEAYEAKDAALRRQLDLEAQKQRFDSLQVIQTQLNAEFKKPTSQRNESLIRQLLNITDSISEVMITTEIKEQEEQTIAIQGNSNAVGEHFNGRALVKRGEKWGYLDEEKTLVIKAIYDAAGKFSEGKARVRVNGKWGYIDTNGNEVIPFVYDLADNFAGDSAKVRQYNTTFYISSNNTCLNNCDELRLNMLIAKAREKYPETGRAFSAGLLLVKQEGKWGYVNRDLTLIIPCKYEVATNFTEHTEEYVPQLLDSPLPTTFTAKVVENGTEKLIDTRGNCLHNCLTNPKNMVSVEGGEGIESLKIGAYEITNAEYANFLNATKTSLSKSEFWINLHPRFQDDQGISYSGGVYKVVSGAESKPVSFVSWYGASAYCKWAGGRLPSEEEWEFYAKGGTSSRNLTYGGTSDKRKIIWSQGAESKLTQVDDPRFQPNELGLFHISGNVAEWCSDSSGDGLKAVMKGGSLRSGINDFRPAARKLIDKEEYEEYFGFRMVKD from the coding sequence ATGCCAGATATATCCAATCGCACCTTTCAAGCTTTCATCTCTTATTCTAGGATAAACCTCCCGTTTGCCCAACGGCTACATGACAGGCTCACAGCATATGGGAACAATATCTGGTTCGACCAAGAAGATATACCCGAAGCCGTTGATTTTGAGAAAGAAATAGAACAAGGAATTGCCCATTCCCACAACTTTATCTTCATCATTTCCCCAGATTCTATTAAATCAGAATATTGCCAAAAGGAAATAGAATATGCCTTAAAATACAACAAGCGCATTGTACCTATCCTCTACCAAGAGCCTGGCAACCTGATTGTAGAAATGGACAGTACGGTAAGGAAAATCAACTGGATATACGGCCGAGAAGAAGACGATTTTGAAAATGCGCTCAGCAGGGTTTCCTCCTTGCTGGAGCGAAATGAATTCGTAGAATCCCATACCCATTTGCTTCTAAAGGCTTTGGAATGGAGAAAGCACCACCGCTCTACAGAGAAGTTGCTCATAGGCGACGACCGGAAAAATGCGGAAGAATGGCTCAAGCAAAAATTCAGCAAGGGGCAAGCTCCCTGCGAACCAACCGACTTGCACTGCGAGTACATTACCGAGAGCGAGAAAAATGCTTTCAACCTCATGACCGAGGTGTTCATCTCCCACTCTACCGAAAATAAAGCCTTGACCGATAGGCTCAGTAAATCGCTTATGCGACATAGCTATACCTTGTGGATAAACCGCCTGAGTATCCAAGCTGGTACAGAATTCAAAATGGAGATAGAGCATGGAATAGAAGATGCAGACAACTTCGTTTTCCTCATCTCACCCAGTTCGCTCGCATCGGAATATTGCCAGTTCGAACTTGCCCATGCCCTCAAGCTCAACAAGCGCATCATCACCCTTTTGGTAGAAGAAACGCCCAACAAAGACATTCCCGAAGTACTGCGAGGCATCCAATACATCGACTGCAGAAGTGAAATAGCAGCCGATGAAGATGGCTACCAAGATGCTATCGACAAGCTCATCTATCGCCTCGATGAAGATTATTTTTACTACCAACAGCACAAAATATTTCTGAGCCAAGCGCTCAAATGGGAACGCCACGGCAAAAGCATGAGCCTCCTGCTGCACGGGCACAACCTCGACCTTGCCAAATCTTGGCTATCGGAAGGGGGAAACCGAACGAAAGACAAGCCGACGGAACTGCATCGCCGCTTTATTACCGAAAGCCAAAACATGAGCGGGAAACTCAATATCGATGTATTTATTTCTTATTCAAGAAGCGATTCGGATTTTTCCCGCAAAATAAACCGCGGGCTTCAGTACAATGGAAAAACAACTTGGTTCGACCAAGAAAACATAGCTTCGGGGGTCGATTTTGAGGATGAAATACAAAAAGGCATTGAGGCTTCGGACAACTTTTTGTTCATTATTTCGCCGCAATCCATCACCTCGCCGTACTGCGCTGGGGAAGTTGAGCATGCCGTGAAACACAACAAGCGCATCATCACCATCAAGCACAAAGAGGTGGACACTTCGGAAATGCATCCCGACCTTGCCCGCCTCAACTGGATAGACTTTGAAGTTACTCAAGCCGAATATTCCGAGCGGTTCAGCGAGCTGATGCGCACCCTCGATACCGACCGCGATTACTTGCGCCAACATACCCGAATCAGCCGAAAAGCATTGGACTGGGAACTGAAAGATCACGACGAAGCCCTGCTCCTCAGGGGTAGCGAATTTATATTGGCAGATAGCTGGATGAAGGAGGCGACCGACAGCAAAAAGGAACCTCAGCCCACTGAGCTGATGATCAGCTTTATAGAAGAATGCAAAGAACACCTCGACGATATCCAAAAAAGAGGGAAGCGCAGGCTCGCATTTTTGCGGACAATTGTCATTCTCATGAGCGTCTTTCTACTCGCCTCCGTTGCCCTTACTTTTTATTTGGTAAAGCTCAATAAAAAATCAGAATCATTAAAAATTGAAGCCTACGAAGCAAAAGATGCCGCCCTCAGAAGGCAGCTAGACCTTGAGGCTCAAAAGCAACGGTTCGATTCGCTACAGGTAATCCAGACCCAGCTCAATGCGGAGTTTAAAAAACCTACAAGCCAACGAAACGAAAGCCTTATCAGGCAATTACTCAACATTACCGACTCCATTTCGGAAGTGATGATTACAACCGAAATTAAAGAGCAAGAGGAACAAACCATTGCTATCCAAGGAAACAGCAACGCCGTTGGAGAACACTTCAACGGAAGAGCTTTGGTGAAAAGAGGTGAAAAATGGGGCTACCTAGATGAAGAAAAAACGCTGGTGATAAAAGCCATTTACGATGCAGCAGGGAAGTTTAGTGAGGGAAAAGCACGAGTAAGGGTCAATGGAAAATGGGGCTATATTGATACAAATGGAAATGAAGTTATCCCCTTCGTCTACGACCTTGCCGATAACTTTGCCGGCGACTCAGCCAAAGTCCGCCAATACAACACAACCTTCTACATAAGCAGCAACAATACCTGCCTCAACAATTGCGATGAGTTGCGCTTAAATATGCTAATAGCAAAAGCACGAGAAAAGTACCCCGAAACCGGAAGGGCATTTTCAGCAGGTTTATTATTGGTAAAACAAGAGGGGAAATGGGGCTATGTAAACAGAGACCTGACCTTAATAATCCCTTGCAAATACGAAGTAGCCACCAACTTTACAGAGCATACCGAAGAATATGTACCCCAATTGCTCGACAGCCCTCTCCCAACTACATTCACTGCAAAAGTAGTGGAAAATGGAACTGAAAAACTGATAGACACTAGAGGAAACTGCTTGCACAACTGCTTAACCAATCCAAAAAACATGGTTTCTGTAGAAGGAGGAGAAGGCATAGAGAGTTTGAAAATAGGTGCATATGAAATTACCAATGCCGAATATGCCAACTTCCTCAATGCTACCAAAACATCTCTCAGCAAGTCTGAATTTTGGATAAACCTCCATCCAAGGTTCCAAGATGACCAAGGCATCAGCTATTCGGGAGGAGTGTATAAAGTAGTTTCTGGAGCAGAAAGCAAGCCCGTTTCATTTGTGAGCTGGTATGGAGCCTCCGCTTATTGCAAGTGGGCTGGTGGCAGGCTACCCTCCGAAGAGGAATGGGAATTCTACGCCAAAGGGGGAACTAGCAGCCGCAACCTTACCTACGGCGGCACTAGCGATAAACGAAAAATAATATGGTCGCAAGGAGCAGAATCGAAACTTACCCAAGTCGATGACCCACGCTTCCAGCCCAACGAACTAGGCTTGTTCCACATTTCTGGCAACGTAGCAGAATGGTGTAGCGACAGTTCTGGCGATGGGCTTAAAGCAGTAATGAAAGGAGGAAGCCTTCGCTCAGGCATAAACGATTTCCGCCCCGCTGCTCGTAAGCTAATCGACAAAGAAGAATACGAGGAGTATTTTGGGTTTAGAATGGTAAAGGATTAA